The Chthoniobacterales bacterium nucleotide sequence GCCGTTTCAGCAGCAGTTTTTCCAATTCTTTCTGTGCAACATTGAATCCCTCTTTCCGGCTCGAATGCTGGCTGACGGCCTTTCCGCCCGGTTTCATGATTTGATACTCCGCCAAATCCAATCCTTCCAAGCTAATGTCATCCACGAGAATCAGCACAAACAGAAAATCCCTCCCCTTGTAGCGCAGTCTCTCACGGGCTGCCTTGATCTCTACAGTTCCGATGAAATCGGACGCGAGGAATGCTGTCGTCAGCAGCCCCACGAAGACGTCCATGTTCTCCAGATTCTCCTCAATCTCCTGTCGCCACCGCATTCCGGGTTCGATGAGCCCATCGTGCCACGGTGTGATGAATTTCTTCTTCGTCATGACGGTCAGGTTTTGCTGAAAAATTCCCTTCGCTTTTTTATCCTCGTGGGAATAGCTCAGGAAGGCATTTAGAGGTATCCGGCCTTCGCCACGGGCTTCCGGCTCGGACGCTTGATTTAGTTGGGGAGTCGGCTCGACCAATGCATCTCCCTGCGGTGTTTTTACTGCGACCTGCTGTTTGCCTAATTCGGCAGCCTCCAAATCGGCCACTGGGCGAAAGATTCCAGGCAACCCGGCCAGTTCTACCTCCGCAACCGGTTTCGGCTCGGGCAGGTCGGAGTGGATACGCTCCAGATTTCCCTGGATTATTTCCAGCAGCCGCAAGCGATCTGTATTGGGGCCGAATGCCGTCACCTCGACTTGATTGCGTTTCTCACCGCGGCGGACCAGCGCGGCGGCTTGGCCGTCTTGCAGCACTACGCCGTTGCGCCAGCGCGGCATACCGTCGCTCAGGGAATGCGTCAATACGATGAAACGCGGCAGCACTCCTTCGGGTAGCGGATCATAGATGTAGCGCAGCCGGACACTGCCCGGCTTCTGCCAGTCTGTTGTCACGCCTTCGGGTTGAAATTCTCCCAACGCCCCTGGTATAAGCCAGGTGTTGGGCACAGTTCCGTGTTCCTCGTCTAGAGGAAAACACATTTCAAAACGCTCCATCAATCGCAATAGGAATCGCACGGTCTCCTCCGTTTCGCCGGGCAGCGCTTCCTGCGCCTCCCCTAGTGTGAGTGTGCCATCGCTGTGAGGATGGTCTTTGAAGCGTAACAGGCGATAGACGCCATCAGTTACCCAGTGCGGATTGAGTACCGCAGTATCTCGTAGCCGCGGTTCATCTACGAAATGCAAAATCGCCCCTAGCTTATGTAATAACCGCGCCAGCGACTCTTGCTTTGCGGGATCCTCTTCACCGCGTTTGGCGCAAATAGCACGAAACTGGTCGAAAGTAATGTGCTGTCGACCCGTGCTCCTATATGTCGTATGGCCTGCCAGCCCAAGCCAGCGCTTTAGCTGGTAGCCTGTAGATTGACTCTCTGACGTCGCTTCTGGCCTGCAATCTTCCATTACTTTCAACCAAGTTTCTGGTACCAATAACTTCGGTGGTTCAGTATCCCTGAGCGACTCAATGGCGTTGCAGAGTTTCTCCCGAAGCGTCTCGCAGCCCTCTCGTTTTTCGCAGTTCGTCGGGGTAAAGCTCTGCACAAACGGAAAGCGCTCCTGCAACGCTCGCCGGTCCACGTCATATCCGCCCTGTCGCGCATCCTGCCGGTTGAGCGCCACCAGGACTGGCGCGGCACCCGCATACCGCTTAAGGAGTCCGAGCCAATATTCTGCATCCTGCATCTCAGTATTCGATCGCGGATCAAGAACCAACACATAGACGCAGCCCTCCGTGAGGAAAAACTGATGCAGCGCGTGCGTAATCTCCTGCCCTGCGAAATCCCAAAGCCTCACCGTCATTTCGCTCGCCGGGCAGAATAGTCGAAAGCTTTCCAATGCAATGCCTGGCGTCTCTGGCTCCGCCTTATCATGAGGTTGATCCATAAAGAACCGCCGCAAACTCGTTTTTCCCGCACCGCCGCGGCCCACGAGCATTACCTTGATCTCGTTTATCGCGCATAGCGTCCCCGTTGCCTCCCCTTGGCGCTGGGCGAAGTAAAAGTTTAGAATGTCTTCCGGACGCGCAGCCGATTTCTTGTCGGGACCCTCAACTTCTGGGCGTGTTGGTCCCAGGATGGAGTCGGGAATGGCCAACGGTTTGTTGTCCTGAAGAAAAAGCCGCATGAGATTCGGGAGTTTCCCGATCTCGTAAGGCAGGGTGCGCAGTTGGTTGTGATCGAGAGAAAGCGTCCTCAGATTGGTGAGCTGGCCGATTTCAGGCGGCACGGTGGTCAGCTGGTTGTTGCTGAGGTTAAGTGTCGGCAGATTGGTGAGCTGGCCGATTTCGGGCGGCACGGTACTCAGTTGGTTGCTGCTGAGATTAAGCGTCGTCAGATTGGTGAGCTGGCCGATTTCAGGCGGCAGTGTGCCCAGTCGGTTGTTGCTGAGATAAAGCTCTCTCAGCTCGGTAAGCTTAGCGATTTCAGGCGGCAGTGTAGATAGCTGATTGTTGGCGAGATGAAGGTCTCTCAACTGGTTAAGCTGAGTGATTTCATTCGGGAAGGTCGTCAGCTGGTTAGAGTCGAGGTAAAGGGCCGTGAGGTTGGCGCTGAGCCGTGCAATCTCCGAGGGCAAAGTACTCAGTTGGTTGTTGCTGAGATAAAGCGTGGCCAGCTTGGTGAGCTGGGCCGATTTCAGGCGGCAGAGTGCTTAGTTTGTTGTTGCCAAGGAAGAGAATCTCTAGCTGGGCGAGCTGGCCAATCTCTGCGGCTAGCGTGCTCAATTGGCTATTGGCAAAAAAGAAGTTTTCCAAGTTGGCGAGCTGGCCAATCTCTGCGGGGAAGACGCTGAACTGATTGCTCATCAGAGAAAGGCTGGTCAGTTTTGCAAGCTGGCCGATTTCAGGCCGCAAGGCGCTCAGTGGATTGCTGTCGAGGGATAGGATTGCCAGGTTGGCGAGTTGGCCGATTTCAGGTGGCAGAGAGCTCAATTGGTTGCCGTCGATGGAAAGGCTCGTTAGATTGGCGAGTTGACCGATTTCAGGTGGCAGAGAGCTCAATTGGTTGTGGTTGAGATTAAGGCTCGTCAGATTGGTGAGCTGGCCAATTTCAGGCGGCAAGCGCGTCAGGCTGAGGCCGCTGAAACTGAGTTCCGTGTCTCCCGCGCGGTAGACGGCGTCGATTCTCTCTAAGGCCTCATTATAGGCTTTTTGCTCGGCTGTTACCGGGTTGCGAGGCATCGGACAATTATGGGGAAAGCTCAGTGGGATTTGCAAGCGTGCACAGCAACAAGGTCGGCGTCGGGCTTTTGGATGCGGTGGCGTTGATTGGCGCGATCGTGACGCTCGCCGCCGTTGGCTTCATTGCCTGCTATCTTGCCGCCCGCCGTGCCAGGATGGTCAATCCTGTCGGAGCGTTGCGCACGGAATAGCGAAGCGGCCTCTTCTGTAGCCGCCGCCCTGTGGGCGGCGCAACGCTGCAGGAATAGCAGGTTACCCCGGCGCTTCGCATAGCGAAGCGGCTACAGTTGGCGGCCCCGCGCGCGACGCGTAACTTTGCGCCGAAGCGATGACTTCCGCTCAACGTTCCACGCTCGAGAAGGCCGATTGCGAAATTGCTTTCGACGACCTGACGCGCCAGCTCTATGCGACCGACGCGTCGCTCTATCAACTCGAGCCGGCGGCCGTCGCTTTTCCCCGGAATGCGCAGCAGGCCAGCGCGGTCATCGTGGCGGCCGCCGATGCCGGTATCCCCATCACTCCGCGTGGAGCCGGAACCGGACTATCTGGCGGCGCGATCGGTGACGGATTGATCGTCGAATTCTCGCGGTATAACCGGCAAATCACCGACCTCAATCTCGAGGCGCGCACGGTCCGAGCCGGCGCAGGAGTTATCCTCGATCAGCTCAACGCCTTTCTTCAACCGCACGGACTTTGTTTCGGACCGGACGTGGCCACCAGCTCCCGCGCCACCATCGGCGGCATGATCGCCAACGATTCCTCCGGCGCGCACGTCCCGGTTTACGGCACCACCGCCGACCATGTCGTCTCGCAGGAGCTGGTCCTGGCCGACGGGAACATCCAGCAAATCGGTCCCGCTCGTGACACGCTGAACGCGCAGCGGGATCTGATCGCCCGGCTGGTGTCCGAACATGCGAACGAAATCGAGGCCTGGATGCCGCCGGGATTGCAGAAGCGCTGGTCCGGTTACGCGCTCGCGCGCTGGCTGCGCGACCCGGGCAATCTCAATAACATGCTGTGCGGGAGCGAAGGCACCCTCGCCGCGATCTTCTCCGCGGAACTCCGGGTCGTTCCTCTTCCCCGGGAGAAAGGTCTGGGCCTGGTTTTTTTCGCGTCGGTCGCGGAAGCGATGGAAGCCACGGTCGAGTTACTCGATCTCAAACCCTCAGCCATTGAGCACATCGACCGGCCACTCTTCGATCAAACGAAAGGCCAGCTGAATTTCGAAGCCGCGCGGCAACTGCTCGAACTCGATACCAAACCGTGCGAGGCGATTCTGATCGTCGAATTCTTTGACGATGTGGCGGAACGCCTCTCGCTCCTTTCGGCCAAACGTCTGGGGCTGCGGACAACAATCTGCACTCAAGCGGCGGAGATGAATCTCGTTTGGTCCCTTCGCAAAGCGGGTCTATCGCTGCTCACCGGGCGCAAAGGCGCGGCCAAACCGGTTGCGTTCATCGAAGACGCGGCGGTTCGTCCCGCTCAGTTACCCGCCTACGTCGCGGGACTTCACTCGATCATGGAACCGCTCGGCCTGGAGGTTTGTTATTACGGCCACGCCGCGACCGGGCTCCTCCATGTCCGGCCGGTCCTCGATTTGCACACCGCGGACGGCCTCCGGAAATACCGCGTCGTCGCCGATGAGGTCGCGGCGCTCGTCAGGCAATTCAAGGGATCGCTCGCCGCGGAACACGGCGTCGGCATGGCGCGCACGGAATACATGGCGGCCCAGGTGGGCGATGAGTTGCTCGGCGTAATGCGCCAGATCAAAGCGGCCTTCGATCCAAAAGGAATTTTTAACCCGGGCAAGATTTTCAGCGACGGCCGGTTCAAAATCGACAACCACCTGCGGGTCGAGTCGGAGGAGCGATTGCGGCTTCCGTTCGAGCCGGTGCTCGCCTTTGCTTTCAAGGACGAATCGTTCGTCGGCAACCTCGAGCAATGCAACGGCTGCGGCGGTTGCCGGAAAGACGCGCCGACGATGTGCCCGACATTCCTGGCGACCGGCGAGGAATACATGTCGACGCGCGGCCGGGCCAATGCGATCCGGGCGGCGCTGGAATTGCGCTTTCACGACGATCCGCTGCGAAGCGAAGAGCTCGACGCCGCGCTGAGCAATTGCCTCTCATGCAAAGCCTGTACGGTCGAATGCCCATCGAACGTCAACCTGGCGCTGCTCAAGGCCGAGCTAACGCATGCGCGGCATCGGCGCGATGGTTTGCCGTTGCGGGAACGAATCCTAAGCAACGTCGATTTGTTAGGCCGGCTCGGATGCATGATGCCGGGAATCGCAAACGCGAGCCTCGATTCGCCTCTGATTCGGCGCCTCATGCGAACGGTCCTTGGGCTAACTGACAAGCGCCCGTTGCCGCATTACACCAGACAACGGTTCGATCATTGGTTTCGGAAACATGTAGCGGCGGTCTCGGACCGTCGAAATGAGGAAGCAATGGTCGGCGCCGATTCGACGGTCAGAGACCGCCGCTACAGGCAGCCACGCGGCGACGTCATCCTTTGGGACGACACCTTCGTCCGCTACCACGAGCCGCACATTGGCAGGGCCGCTGTGAAGGTGCTCGAAGCGCTTGGCTTCGACGTCTCGTTGGTCAAGGGCCGCAAATGCTGCGGCCGTCCCGCCTTCAGTCAGGGAAACCTCGATGCCGCGCGCGAAATGGGCCGGCGCAACCTGGAGCTGATCCGGGCCGCCCATTGCGATGCCCCAATCCTGTTTCTGGAACCCTCCTGCTACTCGATGTTCGTCGAAGATTATCGCGAACTGAAGTTGAGGGGAACGGAACCAATCGCGAAACGCAGTCACCTCTTCGATCAATTTGTCGAGGAGCTGCTGGAGCGCGAACCGGGCGCTCTTCGGTTCAACGGCAAATCGGGGCACGTTGCCATTCACGCGCATTGCCACGCGAAATCACTCGTGAAGACCGGGTTCATGGCGCGTCTCGCCGCGCGTTTGCCGGGACGAACGGCGGCTCTGCTCGACACCGGCTGCTGCGGAATGGCCGGCGCCTTCGGTGCACTCGAAGAGAAGTACGATTTGTCGCTCAAGGTGGCCGCGCCATTGGTGCAGCAGGTGAACGCGCAACCGCCAAATACGGTCGTCGTCGCGTCGGGCACAAGTTGTCGCCACCAACTGGAACATCTGACAACCGTGCGTCCCAAGCACATGGCGGAGCTGCTCGCCGACGCAATCGCTTAGGCGTATTCGTCCGAACCCTGGACCCACGTGAACGACTGCAGATCGATCATGTCGCGCGGACGCAGATCACGGAGATCGCGCCGGATGGTTTCGGCAAAGCTGAGCACGCTCGCGTAGGTGTCCCAATTCGGTTTCGACTGGTATTGGAAGTCGAAGCCATACTTGCGGGCGGCAATCTTCGTCACCGTCGGCTTGAGGAAAATATGTTTGTCCGGCTGGGCGATGAACCCGAACACAGTCACCAGCGGCCAGGTCAGCACCCGGGTCTGTTTTCGGGGCAGGGCTGCGATGGTCTCGCACCAGGCCGCGAACCTCGCTTCATTGCTGCCCCGCCCGTGCAGGAATTCGTAGAGGCCGGTCGCAAAAGCGCGGGCCCCAGAGGTTGATTTTACGGCATCACGCAGCGCCATCTTTTCGAACGAGAAAATCATGCTGTGGCGCGAACGCTG carries:
- a CDS encoding COR domain-containing protein codes for the protein MPSEIARLSANLTALYLDSNQLTTFPNEITQLNQLRDLHLANNQLSTLPPEIAKLTELRELYLSNNRLGTLPPEIGQLTNLTTLNLSSNQLSTVPPEIGQLTNLPTLNLSNNQLTTVPPEIGQLTNLRTLSLDHNQLRTLPYEIGKLPNLMRLFLQDNKPLAIPDSILGPTRPEVEGPDKKSAARPEDILNFYFAQRQGEATGTLCAINEIKVMLVGRGGAGKTSLRRFFMDQPHDKAEPETPGIALESFRLFCPASEMTVRLWDFAGQEITHALHQFFLTEGCVYVLVLDPRSNTEMQDAEYWLGLLKRYAGAAPVLVALNRQDARQGGYDVDRRALQERFPFVQSFTPTNCEKREGCETLREKLCNAIESLRDTEPPKLLVPETWLKVMEDCRPEATSESQSTGYQLKRWLGLAGHTTYRSTGRQHITFDQFRAICAKRGEEDPAKQESLARLLHKLGAILHFVDEPRLRDTAVLNPHWVTDGVYRLLRFKDHPHSDGTLTLGEAQEALPGETEETVRFLLRLMERFEMCFPLDEEHGTVPNTWLIPGALGEFQPEGVTTDWQKPGSVRLRYIYDPLPEGVLPRFIVLTHSLSDGMPRWRNGVVLQDGQAAALVRRGEKRNQVEVTAFGPNTDRLRLLEIIQGNLERIHSDLPEPKPVAEVELAGLPGIFRPVADLEAAELGKQQVAVKTPQGDALVEPTPQLNQASEPEARGEGRIPLNAFLSYSHEDKKAKGIFQQNLTVMTKKKFITPWHDGLIEPGMRWRQEIEENLENMDVFVGLLTTAFLASDFIGTVEIKAARERLRYKGRDFLFVLILVDDISLEGLDLAEYQIMKPGGKAVSQHSSRKEGFNVAQKELEKLLLKRQAEKKEQNRGDPAFKQPATREQVEEGITIIVQGDYIKGDKPMTHDQSVHIGGDVTNSQIGQTLTNCTNIIQQQAPGERKDLLAELAMQVEQLLKALPAEKQEDAPQVAENLEMLVKQATSAKPNRKWYEVSAEGLLEASSFVKDFSGNIAGTLTNLGKTLWSDFLLSGATNKE
- a CDS encoding leucine-rich repeat domain-containing protein; the encoded protein is MPRNPVTAEQKAYNEALERIDAVYRAGDTELSFSGLSLTRLPPEIGQLTNLTSLNLNHNQLSSLPPEIGQLANLTSLSIDGNQLSSLPPEIGQLANLAILSLDSNPLSALRPEIGQLAKLTSLSLMSNQFSVFPAEIGQLANLENFFFANSQLSTLAAEIGQLAQLEILFLGNNKLSTLPPEIGPAHQAGHALSQQQPTEYFALGDCTAQRQPHGPLPRL
- a CDS encoding FAD-linked oxidase C-terminal domain-containing protein, encoding MTSAQRSTLEKADCEIAFDDLTRQLYATDASLYQLEPAAVAFPRNAQQASAVIVAAADAGIPITPRGAGTGLSGGAIGDGLIVEFSRYNRQITDLNLEARTVRAGAGVILDQLNAFLQPHGLCFGPDVATSSRATIGGMIANDSSGAHVPVYGTTADHVVSQELVLADGNIQQIGPARDTLNAQRDLIARLVSEHANEIEAWMPPGLQKRWSGYALARWLRDPGNLNNMLCGSEGTLAAIFSAELRVVPLPREKGLGLVFFASVAEAMEATVELLDLKPSAIEHIDRPLFDQTKGQLNFEAARQLLELDTKPCEAILIVEFFDDVAERLSLLSAKRLGLRTTICTQAAEMNLVWSLRKAGLSLLTGRKGAAKPVAFIEDAAVRPAQLPAYVAGLHSIMEPLGLEVCYYGHAATGLLHVRPVLDLHTADGLRKYRVVADEVAALVRQFKGSLAAEHGVGMARTEYMAAQVGDELLGVMRQIKAAFDPKGIFNPGKIFSDGRFKIDNHLRVESEERLRLPFEPVLAFAFKDESFVGNLEQCNGCGGCRKDAPTMCPTFLATGEEYMSTRGRANAIRAALELRFHDDPLRSEELDAALSNCLSCKACTVECPSNVNLALLKAELTHARHRRDGLPLRERILSNVDLLGRLGCMMPGIANASLDSPLIRRLMRTVLGLTDKRPLPHYTRQRFDHWFRKHVAAVSDRRNEEAMVGADSTVRDRRYRQPRGDVILWDDTFVRYHEPHIGRAAVKVLEALGFDVSLVKGRKCCGRPAFSQGNLDAAREMGRRNLELIRAAHCDAPILFLEPSCYSMFVEDYRELKLRGTEPIAKRSHLFDQFVEELLEREPGALRFNGKSGHVAIHAHCHAKSLVKTGFMARLAARLPGRTAALLDTGCCGMAGAFGALEEKYDLSLKVAAPLVQQVNAQPPNTVVVASGTSCRHQLEHLTTVRPKHMAELLADAIA